A section of the Larus michahellis chromosome 1, bLarMic1.1, whole genome shotgun sequence genome encodes:
- the LOC141737694 gene encoding arg8-vasotocin receptor-like — protein sequence MKNFSFPMQDSTHQTESPSPHRFLSLTNQSDPVGRPERDEQLAQVEIAVLGVIFLTASVGNFILILVLWRRRKKLSRMYVFMLHLSIADLVVAFFQVLPQLIWDITDVFIGPDFLCRIIKYLQLLGMFASTYMIVVMTVDRYQAVCYPMVTFQKKRALWNIPICTSWSISLILSLPQVFIFSKTEISPGIFECWGEFIQPWGPRAYVTWIFVVIFFIPSAILITCQVKICKIIKRNIYVKKQNEYEVTNQKQALPSRASSVNCISKAMIKTVKMTVVTVVAYVLCWSPFFIAQLWSVWFPSVVTEGSAFTIIMLLGNLNSCTNPWIYMYFCGHIPYCTNKQLENTSAQEESVITGSIHLVDRDPEENSTSA from the exons ATGaagaatttttcatttcctaTGCAGGATAGCACACATCAGACCGAGAGCCCTTCTCCTCACAGATTCCTGAGTTTGACAAATCAGTCAGATCCTGTTGGAAGACCAGAAAGAGATGAGCAATTAGCTCAAGTAGAGATTGCTGTACTGGGGGTCATATTTCTGACAGCGTCTGTGGGCAATTTTATTCTCATACTGGTGCTGTGGCGAAGAAGAAAGAAGCTCTCTAGGATGTATGTATTCATGCTTCACCTCAGCATCGCTGACTTAGTGGTAGCCTTTTTTCAAGTGCTGCCTCAACTCATATGGGATATTACAGACGTTTTCATAGGGCCAGATTTCTTGTGCAGAATTATCAAGTATCTACAATTGCTGGGCATGTTTGCCTCTACTTATATGATAGTGGTCATGACAGTGGACAGATATCAAGCAGTTTGCTACCCTATGGTTACTTTCCAAAAGAAGAGAGCTCTCTGGAACATCCCCATTTGCACCAGCTGGTCTATATCACTGATTCTTAGCCTACCACAGGTATTTATCTTTTCTAAGACTGAAATATCTCCAGGTATCTTTGAGTGTTGGGGTGAATTTATTCAGCCGTGGGGCCCTAGGGCATATGTGACTTGGATTTTTGTAGTTATATTCTTCATTCCCTCAGCCATCCTTATCACATGCCAGGTTAAAATTTgcaaaataatcaaaagaaatatatatgTGAAAAAACAGAATGAATACGAAGTAACAAATCAGAAGCAAGCCCTGCCATCCCGAGCCAGCAGTGTGAACTGTATTTCAAAGGCTATGATCAAGACTGTAAAAATGACAGTGGTGACAGTTGTTGCGTATGTTCTCTGTTGGTCACCTTTCTTCATTGCACAGCTGTGGTCTGTGTGGTTCCCCAGTGTCGTGACTGAAG GTTCAGCATTCACCATTATCATGCTCCTTGGCAATTTAAATAGCTGCACCAACCCGTGGATTTACATGTATTTTTGTGGCCACATTCCATATTGCACAAATAAGCAGCTGGAGAACACCTCGGCTCAAGAGGAATCCGTGATCACGGGGAGCATTCATCTCGTAGACAGAGACCCTGAGGAAAACAGTACTTCTGCATAA